One Salvia splendens isolate huo1 chromosome 1, SspV2, whole genome shotgun sequence genomic window, gcggatgacgaaatcagccgcgcggcgacctcaggatcaatattgctccttccatcaagcccacggtcacgataccgaggagtgccgaaatttggctgcaggtattgatgttcttgtgaaaacaggaacgttaaaaaaataccaaagcaagcagccgaaaaagaacaaaaggcagagaggtgcgaactgcaatcctcaggatccgaaaaggcatgaggatcccgaagacgacgacgagccgcaatatgatggagtaatccagactattgatgctctccctgccgggaagactaagtcgtccctaaaagcagaacgcagaggttccaatcaagaggagccaacacataaaaggctgaagaaagacgaagtgattacattttcagatgccgatcccgtcccagccatctctcctcaccaagatgctattgtcattcaagccggagtggcaaacaaactgatccacagagtatttgtggatacaggagcgtcagtcagcattctttttaaagaatgtttcgataaaatggaagtagatccagctcggctcagtccggctccacttcctctgaaaagtttcgcccaggaggacacccgccctgaaggtattatcagccttccgatcacggtgggaaaagcgcctacaagctccaatacgatgatcgagttctttgtggtgaaagctcggtccccgtacaacatcatcctggggagagactggctcaacacagttcgggccatttgctctacttatcacctcaccatcaagatccccactaaaggtgggatagcggtcatccgaggtgatcaaaagagagcaaaagaatgtctgcagattgcgcttaaaagcgccgagcaatcagttcggcaccatcaagcatagcaatcacagcaaccggagtcagaggcaagcgagatgaccgaagtcacttcagagctgaactcaatgaccgttcagttatacgaagatgatccatccagaacggtcaagatcggcttcgcaggaacgcctctactccgggaaaagactattcagctcctcaaggagtacaaagatgtctttgcatggtctccgttggacatgaccggagtgccccccgaggtaatcactcatcggttaaatattgatccttcaatccggccagtaaaacagaagcaaagactctttgcggcagaaagaagccaagccatccatgacgaagtccgccaattactaaaagcggatgtactattcgaggtaaaatatccttcttgggtggccaatccggtgatgatcaagaaaaaagaaggaggatggcggatgtgcatagattttaccgatctaaacaagcactgtcctaaagattgctatccccttccgaatatagataaaaaagtagaagctttgatcggcttcgaaattttctgttttcttgatttatacaaaggatatcaccaagtgttgatggatgagagtgacgctccgaaaacagctttcattaccgatttcggcattttcgcttataaaaagatgccattcggtttaaagaatgccggagccacttatcaaaggatggtagacaagctttttcggcacctaatcggaaaacaggttgaagtgtatgtcgacgacatagttatcaaaagcaaaagcacttcggagtacgaagacaacctcaaatccactctcgacgtgctccgaaaagccaacctcaaactcaacccccaaaaatgtacctttttggtagattcgggaaaatttctgggttgttgggtttcaaaggacggactcaaggcaaatccctcaaaagttcaagttattcagaacatggcgatgccgaagtccatacacgatgtgcaaagactaactggatgtctagccgcattgaatagattcctttcccaagcagccgaaaagcaactgccgttcttcaaagtgttaaaaaaggcaccaaagtttgagtggggagccgagcagaaaaaggcttttgacgagctcaaaagttatttagccgagcttccaattctctctgctccaacagatgccgaagtgattttcttatacttagcggcatccgatcaaaccattagcgcggtgcttgtacgagaagaaggcctaaagcagtttcccatctactttacaagccgagcattaagagatccagaaacaaggtatcaacctctggaaaaaattgctctggcgttagtaaatgcagcaaggagactgcggccatacttctatgctcacaaggtatgcgtcttaaccgatctgcctcttcggcaagttttgaccaagccagaagcatcaggcagaatcgccaaatgggccatagagctgggagaacactcaatcgagtacctacctcggaaagccatcaagggacaagccttggcagattttcttgcagaggccaagttcgatcaagcaatccctgtcattgccgaacagaaaaattctaccaatgccgaactagcacagcccttggaatccgaagaagagccgccggactgctggagcggattcgtagatggagcttcgaataaaacgggaagtggagctggtattctgcttatcgctcccgatggacacgaggtaacctattcacttcggttctcattcccaaccactaataacgaagccgaatacgaagccctccttgccggactccagctggcgcaaagtctatgtatcaagtctctcaaaatccattgtgattcacaagtcatagtgaatcacatgttgggtacaagtgaagcccgtgatgagaggatgaggaaatatttagacaaagcgcaaagcattagccgaagtttctcttattttcggataatccgcattcccagagcagaaaacagccgagcagatactttaagtaagttagccgcatgtccaagctcaaaggtggaggaattgatgcatcgaagcattgatgaagctgaggtacattcagtaaccagctcgccgaactggatgacgccgatcttacagtatctagatcaaggacaactgcccgaggataagagggaagctcggaaaatcacataccgagcacttcggtacgaacttcatggaggagtcttatacagaaagtcctaccttcagccgttattacgatgtatagggccagaagagacggactacatcctcagagaagttcatgaaggatcgtgcggcagccacatcggagctagagctttagctaaaaaagttctaagatggggatattactggccaaccttggtacaagaagcagtgcagctcgtcaagacatgcccgaagtgccaaatccatgcaaatatcccaaggatgccgcagaccgatctatccactatgcaaagcccttggccttttatgcaatggggtatagacatagtagggccactaccacaagctcctcggcaaataaaattcctaatcgttgccgtggactactttacgaagtgggtggaagctgaaccattagctacgataacgagctcgaaggcattggatttcgtctggaagaacatagtgtgccgatttggcataccccacatcctcatctcggataacgggactcagttcaccgacaagacgttcaagaattggtgccaagagctgaatattcaacagcggttcacttcggtctctcatccacaagcaaacggacaaacggaggtaacaaatcgtatcctggtgaaagggttaaaagctcggttagaacaagccaaaggacaatgggtagaaaatctccctcaagtcctatggtcctaccgaactacacccacaacctccaacggtgaaactccgtacagtcttgtgtacggcactgaagccgtgattccggtggagatcggcatacccagtccccgaactctaaatttctcagcagaaatgaatgacgacggactgagagccgagctagatcttgccgaagaaagaagagaattggcatgcataaaagcagccaagtacaaggagcaagtagcccggtattacaaccaaagggtgaagaagctgcaatttcaagtgggagatctcgtcttgagaaacaacgaagtaagccgagcaaaaaagctgggcaagctcgaacccacatgggaaggtccgtatcgggtgtcagaagtcctcggcaaagggtcttacaaattggctcacatgtcaggagaacaggtaccccgaacatggcacatttccaacctcaagaagttccatttgtaagagacagtccggtcagtcagtcttgagtcctgtttggtcaatgtgctttctttggtttgcttggtctttgtttgtctctgtgcgttttgtctgtgtgttttgtctgtctctgtgcgtgtcgtctcttacaaatgttactgaggtatcttgttcttcgaaggctgatccccttcttagaacatatacaagccaacgattgtgagtcaaagcttctaaagaggatacaagaccacaattcagcttaaacaagcagttcgtctaaaacgagctgcaataagccaacgattgtgagtcaaagcttctaaagaggatacaagaccacaattccgcttaagaaacaagcacttcgtctgaaacgaactgcaataagccaacgattgtgaagtccaagcttctaaagaggatacaagaccacaattcagcttaagaatcaagcacttcgtctgaaacgaactgcaacaaaagtccgattcacgcgataaaacttgcctgaattaggacaagggaaagtccgatccacgcgataaaactcgccgaattaggacaagggaaagtccgatccccaaattaggacaacggaaagtccgatccgagcgataaaactcgccaaattaggacacaaaccaagtccggtcaaagaagagttcacttcataagaccgaggacaaacatcaacttaccccgtacctttatccagaatgccgaagtgattcacttcacttttcgggggggggtagtgatggagtacgtactaaacaagcccatcagcctaaagcccaagaaagagtatcagttcggcatgactaaagagtatcagtccggcatgactaaagagttcagttcggcatgactaaagagttcggccccagcctacagctcggtaaaagccaaccaatcaaactctgctctcaggtcggcatcaagctctactctcagatcggcaaaagctgctcggcaataattcagcagttcggtctcagtattcgaccgaactaggagatagtggactcatgcaggatttccacctccactacacccacgatctatttagtggtgtcaagcagtcattaactcatgcaggatagtggacccatgcaagatcgccacgatctccacgacatccactacctagtaaatggtgctgcatgccacgatcttggttcaatgtataaatagaacctagatcagatagataaggttaagttctgttaagctctctagagataaaagataaaatagcaagtctgtattgtaagctgtagaaaacagatcaagcaatacaactctgccctcttttcttcccgtggacgtagatttacctcagtaaatcgaaccacgtaaattcattgtgtcgtagtctttattctctaccagcatttactaacatcagaaattcgcggattcatcaaatATGTATCAAGACATTTGCTTAGTCGGTTTTGATTGAAAAATGAAGAATAATCTTACAAAGAAATCACCTGCAAAATTAAACAATTGTACTGGTACATTTTACAATATTTTTTGAAATGGTGGTGCAAAAAGAATAATACGCCTATGACCGTTACAAATTGAAGATAGGGAAGTAATATATGCATGGGAATGTGTGCACTaactatagtagtagtaattattatACTTCTAAGTTCTAACGGACATGCTATATTATTACTTGAAATGTTCCACACAAGTTGGATATATTAAATGAGTAtgcaagtacacaaaatatgtggtgAATAGGCCGattttattagtaataattTATCTCATTTATCAAAGTTAAGTTATGCATGTAGATAGTAGATTAGCTTCAAAGTTTATGTGGAAATGGAATAATTGATCTGTAAAATAAGGGGAATTGaaattgtttacaaaacattaTTGTAATCTAGTAGTAATTTCTTATTATGAGtatatttaatgaaaaattaggAATATACacttattatatatatatttaataatacAATAATAATGAAACGACGACAGAAACATACAATTCAAACTAGCAAGCTCGAAGCGGCTTCCCGCATAGGCAATCATTGTAGGTAAACGACGACGCTTCGAGGTGATCAAACGGAGCCCCCACCGGTATCGGCCCACAGAGGTGGTTATGGCTGACGTCGAGATGCCCGACGAACGTCGCCGTCGATATCGATTTCGGAATCCTCCCTCTCAGATTGTTGTACGACAAATCCAGCACCGTGAAGTACGATCTCGGCCCGAACGCATCCGGAATGTAGCCTTCCAAAGCGTTCCTGCTCAGATTCAGTATGCTAATTCCCGAATTGATCAGCGTCGTCGGAATCTGGCCGGACATTTTGTTGCCGTCCAGATTTAGAGTTGCGAGAACCGCCATTTTGCCGAGCGCGGCGGGGATCGGGCCGGAGAGCTGGTTGAGAGACAGATCCAGATCTGAGAGGCGGTAGATGTAGGAAATCGACGCCGGAATTGCGCCGGTGAGCTTGTTTTTGCTGAGCAATGCGCGGCTGAGCATTCTTAATTTTCCGAAATTTCTCGGAATTGTGCCGGAGATCTGGTTGCTGCGGATGTCGAGATGCATCAGGGAGGAGAGATTGGTGAGGGAGCGGGGGATGTAGCCGGAGATCTGGTTATCGGCGACGTTGAGGACGGTGAGGCGGCTGAGGCGGCCGATGTCGGCGGGGATGGGGCCGGTGAACTTGTTGCCGACGAGGTCGAGGATGCGGAGGAAGGGGAGGGAGGTGATGCAGGAGGGGATGGGGCCGGAGATGCCTTTCCAATCGGCGATTGTGAGGCTGGAGAGGCGCGTGAGTCGGCAGACGGCGGGGGAGATGTGGCCAATCATGTAGCCCGTGCGGTTGGCTTTTTCGAATATAGGATCCTCCGATTCGCCGCGGAGGTTGATGTCGGCGACGCGGTGGGTCTCAGGGTCGCAGCTGACGCCGTACCAGCGGCGGCAGCAGTCGGTGCCGCGCCACGTGCGGAAGATGCCTAAGTGGCGCTCGATGAGGGTGGATTTGAAGTAGAGGAGGGCAACGCGGTCGGAGGGGAGGCAGGCATTGGAGGGGAGGGTTAGAGAGAGGAGAAGGATGGCGGAGAAGGAAAAGAAGGCGGCGGTGGCCATCGGCGGTGAGGTGAGTCTGAGTCTGTCTCTCTCTAGAAGTTGAGGTTTGTGACAGAGGTTTGCATGTGAGAGTTGGGCTACTTACTTGTTCAGTGAGAGCATGCACGTTAAATAGTGTGGTTCTATGAAATGACGGTATTACCCTTCCACGTGTCGTGTTTGATTAAGGGTATACAGGTCAACATGGTTTGGAGATAAGATTGGCTGAATGAAGTAGCGTGCCGTGACGTATTGTTGGAAGAGTAAATTTTCAAGTAGACTCCATAAAATTGACTAATTATTAAAGCTAAATTCAGATAGGTTTGGCAAGAAAATTTTGAAACGAACACAAACTCGTATAAACTTAAATGCGGTTATGGATACAACACGATCAAATTCATGCTAACACATCATTATATGAGTATGAACTATTGAACTTGACAACATATGATAATAACAAGAACGATTCAGGCAATGTGACAAGAAAAGCAAATAATGAATGCATAACGAACTTGCAGATTGGTGATATAGgcatggaatgaaaggagacggcACATGAAAGCGAGAAACAATCACAGATTCACAGCTCATATAAAGTACTACTcctaacaaaaaattaaaaataagaaatagtAATACTAGTGATATTTATAACTATTATTAATAGGATACACGAAATCAACTTAAATTATCATGTCTtcaaaatatgataaaatttcACACTATTTTAGTAATTTGGTATGTGTTCTTATCAAGTCGACATTATCCGTGCTAGTAATTTAAATTCGCAATTCACGTACATAACAGCCAATTAAATCTCTTTACTACAATTCACGAATAAAATACTCTGTACCTTTTAATAGTGAATTTATCTTATTGGCATGTATCAAAACCTCATGAGCCAATTGATGTTAATTAAAGGAAAACATATTTTTATGCAAAAATAAGTCATTATTATCtcaattataataaatatataggttgattaataagagcatctccaatgaaAAGAGTAAATggagataaagagaaataactatcatatttactTCTTTTTCATAAAATTGCATGCTCCAATGGAAAGGGTATTTGAGGAGATATta contains:
- the LOC121752905 gene encoding DNA damage-repair/toleration protein DRT100-like — translated: MATAAFFSFSAILLLSLTLPSNACLPSDRVALLYFKSTLIERHLGIFRTWRGTDCCRRWYGVSCDPETHRVADINLRGESEDPIFEKANRTGYMIGHISPAVCRLTRLSSLTIADWKGISGPIPSCITSLPFLRILDLVGNKFTGPIPADIGRLSRLTVLNVADNQISGYIPRSLTNLSSLMHLDIRSNQISGTIPRNFGKLRMLSRALLSKNKLTGAIPASISYIYRLSDLDLSLNQLSGPIPAALGKMAVLATLNLDGNKMSGQIPTTLINSGISILNLSRNALEGYIPDAFGPRSYFTVLDLSYNNLRGRIPKSISTATFVGHLDVSHNHLCGPIPVGAPFDHLEASSFTYNDCLCGKPLRAC